The Streptomyces sp. NBC_01275 genome has a segment encoding these proteins:
- a CDS encoding lysylphosphatidylglycerol synthase domain-containing protein produces the protein MKQQGVHPEDAEGTSDAAARPDNADETREDARDESCEEVHIDEVEGDEPLLPARVHRPSDLMRLLVGVLAVIVLLGIAAFAHGTTSGLEQDINKGTGQAPDLLIKIAGLASSIAILLVPVAFAIERLIKRDGLRIADGVLAAVLAHGVTLATDLWVAKAAPGSIQEALTQPSPSDIHALTDPVHGYLAPVIAYMTAVGMSRRPRWRAVLWIVLLLDAFSMLVTGYTTPFSIILTVLIGWTVAYGTLYAVGSPNVRPTGRNLMAGLRTVGFHPVSAAREEAPDTAETGDRGRRYFVTLEDGPPLDVTVVDREQQAQGFFYRAWRNLTLRGFATRSSLQSLRQALEQEALLAYAAIAAGANAPKLIATSELGPDAVMLVYEHTGGRTLDSLADEDITDDLLRDTWHQVRALQSRRIAHRRLVGDAILVDRSGTVILTDLRVGEIAAGDLLLRMDVSQLLVTLGLRVGAERAVASGVSLLGPDAVANCLPMLQPIALSRSTRATLRRLARERAQREREAVLEASRLAKQARLESGQDEEPVPGKSDKKAVRAQARAEKRAIDDALEGAREEDLLTQIRHEVLRIRPQAPVEPARLERVRPRTLGSVIAGAIGAYFLLTQLTHIEFGPLVANAEWGWVAAAVAFSALSYVAAAMSLLGFVPERVPFPRTVAAQVAGSFVKIVAPAAVGGVALNTRFLQRAGVRPGLAVASVGASQLFGLGCHILMLLSFGYLTGTEKTPSLSPSRTVIAGLLTVAVLVLVVTSVPFLRKFVVTRVRSLFAGVIPRMLDVLQRPQKLVTGIGGMLLLTACFVMCLDASIRAFGDESTSLSIASVAVVFLAGNALGSAAPTPGGVGAVEATLTVGLIAVGLPKEVAAPAVLLFRLLTLWLPVLPGWLAFNHLSRKGAL, from the coding sequence ATGAAGCAGCAGGGTGTGCATCCCGAGGACGCCGAGGGCACCTCTGACGCTGCCGCGCGCCCGGACAACGCGGACGAGACCCGGGAAGACGCACGGGACGAGTCGTGCGAAGAGGTGCACATCGACGAGGTGGAGGGCGACGAACCACTGCTCCCCGCGCGCGTGCACCGCCCCTCCGACCTGATGCGCCTGCTGGTGGGCGTGCTCGCCGTCATCGTGCTGCTGGGCATCGCCGCCTTCGCGCACGGGACGACCTCCGGCCTCGAACAGGACATCAACAAGGGCACCGGACAGGCGCCCGATCTGCTCATCAAGATCGCGGGGCTGGCGTCCAGCATCGCGATCCTGCTCGTGCCGGTCGCGTTCGCGATCGAGCGGCTGATCAAACGGGACGGGCTGCGCATCGCCGACGGCGTGCTCGCGGCCGTCCTCGCCCACGGTGTGACCCTCGCCACCGACCTTTGGGTCGCCAAGGCCGCCCCGGGCTCGATCCAGGAAGCCCTCACCCAGCCGTCCCCGAGCGACATCCACGCCCTCACCGACCCGGTGCACGGCTACCTCGCGCCCGTCATCGCGTACATGACGGCCGTCGGCATGTCGCGTCGCCCGCGCTGGCGGGCGGTGCTGTGGATCGTGCTGCTCCTCGACGCCTTCTCCATGCTCGTCACCGGCTACACGACCCCGTTCTCGATCATCCTGACGGTGCTGATCGGCTGGACGGTGGCCTACGGCACGCTGTACGCCGTCGGCTCGCCGAACGTCCGTCCCACCGGACGGAACCTGATGGCGGGCCTGCGGACCGTCGGCTTCCACCCGGTGAGCGCGGCCCGCGAGGAGGCGCCGGACACCGCGGAGACCGGCGACCGCGGCCGACGCTACTTCGTCACCCTGGAGGACGGCCCGCCGCTGGACGTCACAGTGGTCGACCGCGAACAGCAGGCCCAGGGCTTCTTCTACCGCGCCTGGCGCAACCTGACCCTGCGCGGCTTCGCCACCCGCAGCAGCCTGCAGTCGCTGCGCCAGGCCCTCGAGCAGGAGGCGCTGCTCGCCTACGCGGCGATCGCGGCCGGCGCCAACGCGCCGAAGCTGATCGCGACCTCCGAACTCGGCCCCGACGCCGTGATGCTGGTCTACGAGCACACCGGCGGTCGTACGCTCGACTCGCTGGCGGACGAGGACATCACCGACGACCTGCTGCGGGACACCTGGCACCAGGTACGGGCCCTGCAGTCCCGGCGCATCGCGCACCGCCGGCTGGTGGGCGACGCGATTCTGGTGGATCGTTCCGGCACGGTGATCCTCACCGATCTGCGGGTCGGGGAGATCGCGGCGGGCGACCTGCTGCTGCGCATGGACGTCTCCCAGCTGCTGGTGACCCTGGGCCTGCGGGTGGGCGCCGAGCGGGCGGTCGCCTCGGGCGTGAGCCTGCTCGGCCCCGACGCCGTGGCGAACTGTCTGCCGATGCTCCAGCCCATCGCGCTCAGCCGCTCCACGCGCGCGACGCTGCGCAGACTGGCCCGGGAGCGGGCGCAGCGCGAGCGTGAGGCGGTCCTGGAGGCGTCCCGGCTGGCGAAGCAGGCCCGGCTGGAATCCGGGCAGGACGAGGAGCCCGTCCCCGGGAAGTCCGACAAGAAGGCCGTACGGGCACAGGCGCGGGCCGAGAAGCGGGCCATCGACGACGCGCTGGAAGGGGCCCGCGAGGAGGATCTGCTCACCCAGATCCGGCACGAGGTGCTGCGGATCCGGCCCCAGGCGCCGGTCGAACCGGCCCGGCTGGAGCGGGTGCGGCCGCGCACCCTGGGGAGTGTCATCGCCGGCGCCATCGGCGCCTATTTCCTGCTGACGCAGCTCACACACATCGAGTTCGGCCCGCTCGTCGCCAACGCCGAGTGGGGCTGGGTCGCGGCGGCCGTGGCGTTCTCCGCGCTGAGTTATGTGGCCGCGGCGATGAGTCTGCTGGGGTTCGTGCCGGAGCGGGTGCCGTTCCCGCGGACGGTGGCCGCGCAGGTCGCCGGGTCGTTCGTGAAGATCGTCGCCCCGGCCGCAGTCGGCGGGGTCGCGCTCAACACGCGGTTCCTGCAGCGCGCGGGGGTGCGGCCGGGGCTCGCGGTGGCCAGCGTCGGCGCCTCGCAGCTGTTCGGGCTCGGCTGCCACATCCTGATGCTGCTGTCGTTCGGCTATCTGACGGGCACTGAGAAGACGCCGTCGCTGTCGCCGTCCCGCACGGTCATCGCGGGGCTGCTCACGGTGGCGGTGCTCGTGCTCGTGGTGACGTCGGTGCCGTTCCTGCGGAAATTCGTCGTCACGCGCGTGAGGTCGCTGTTCGCGGGCGTCATCCCGCGCATGCTGGACGTGCTGCAGCGGCCGCAGAAGCTGGTCACCGGCATCGGCGGCATGCTGCTGCTGACGGCCTGCTTCGTGATGTGCCTGGACGCCTCGATCCGCGCGTTCGGCGACGAGTCGACCTCGCTCAGCATCGCCAGCGTCGCCGTCGTCTTCCTCGCCGGCAACGCCCTCGGCTCCGCCGCCCCGACGCCGGGCGGTGTCGGGGCGGTCGAGGCGACCCTGACGGTCGGTCTGATCGCGGTCGGCCTGCCCAAGGAGGTCGCCGCTCCCGCGGTGCTGCTGTTCCGCCTGCTGACGCTCTGGCTGCCGGTGCTGCCGGGCTGGCTGGCCTTCAACCATCTGTCCCGCAAGGGCGCGCTCTAG
- a CDS encoding MGMT family protein, producing MSEQSLPDDAGPEYDVARAEYAEYADALPEYAERVLEVAELIPPGRVMTYGDVAEWLEEGGPRQVGRVMALYGGAAPWWRVVRADGQLLPGHELRALDHYRTEGTPLKEASRAAQGHLPRLDMKRARWDGGERAEGHT from the coding sequence ATGAGCGAGCAGAGCCTTCCGGACGACGCCGGGCCGGAGTACGACGTCGCCCGCGCGGAGTACGCGGAGTACGCGGACGCGCTGCCCGAGTACGCCGAGCGGGTCCTCGAGGTCGCTGAGCTGATCCCGCCCGGGCGCGTCATGACGTACGGGGACGTCGCCGAGTGGCTCGAGGAGGGCGGTCCCCGGCAGGTCGGCCGTGTAATGGCCCTCTATGGAGGAGCCGCTCCCTGGTGGCGTGTGGTGCGCGCCGACGGGCAGCTGCTCCCGGGCCACGAGCTGCGCGCGCTCGACCACTACCGCACCGAGGGCACGCCCCTGAAGGAGGCGAGCAGGGCCGCCCAGGGCCATCTGCCGCGCCTCGACATGAAGCGGGCCCGATGGGACGGCGGCGAACGCGCGGAGGGTCACACCTGA
- a CDS encoding ATP-dependent DNA helicase — protein MSSSFSTRRLPHPQGRQGNRGAYRLVRTPPAQVDPPRLDAVQRSVVDHAAGPLLVLAGPGTGKTTTLVESVAARIARGGDPERVLVLTFSRKAAVELRDRMALRMGAARAPQATTFHSYCYALIRAHQDADLFVEPLRLLSGPEQDVAVRELLAGQLDLQRLGLAHVRWPDELRACLTTRGFADEVRAVLARSRELGLGPGALDAFAGRIGRPDWRAAAAFLAEYLDVLDLHGVIDYAELVHRAVLLAHRPEVGARLAAQYDAVFVDEYQDTDPAQVRLLHALAGGGRTLVAFGDPDQSIYTFRGADVNGILDFPDAFPRVDGRPAPVEVLRTSRRSGAALLTATRLLTQRMPLTRLPADKVRAHRELAPARDGGRAEVYTYPTTGTELDNVADILRRAHLEDGVPWREMAVLVRAGSRTIPTVRRALTAAGVPLDIDGDDLPLRHEPAVAPLLTALRAVATAEAAGHSAAAEDAGEAGHSDGMSDEDAGHSAEQGRSAEQGRSAEQGRSAEPDVCWLDTETALTLLASPLAGMDAADLRRLGRALREEERAAGNPLPPPSDELLTRALAEPERLVTHDPAYARGAQRLGALLARARERLARGGTAEEALWDLWEGTPWPARLERSARRGGAAGRNADRDLDAVCALFATAARAEERTGGRGALNFLAEIESEDIAADTLTRRAVRPDAVRLMTAHRAKGLEWSLVVVAGVQEGLWPDLRRRGSLLEADRIGRDGLAEPLTPGALLAEERRLFYVAATRARDRLVVTAVKAPADDGDQPSRFLTELGVEPKDVTGRPRRPLSVAALVAELRATTVDPRASAPLREAAARRLARLAALSDEDGRPLVPSAHPYRWWGMFEPTESKMPLRDRDQPVVLSGSALDQLANTCALQWFLGREVKADAPATVAQGFGNVVHVLADEVASGHTPADLAVLMERLDSVWNALAFDAPWKSAQEKEHARVALERFLAWHIDTGGARIGRTPVASEHDFDVTLEAGDYEVRIRGQMDRVEADGEGRAYVVDFKTGKQAPTTREVERHPQLAVYQLAVREGAVDEAFEGVRPESGGAELVQLRQGAAKRDGGDSLPKVQAQEPLEGEWVGDLLATAAGKVLDERFTPTTGQHCTHCAFRASCSARPEGRQVVE, from the coding sequence GTGAGCTCCTCTTTCTCCACCAGGCGCCTGCCGCACCCTCAGGGGCGACAGGGGAACCGTGGCGCTTACCGACTGGTGCGTACCCCGCCGGCCCAGGTGGATCCCCCTCGTCTGGACGCCGTACAGCGCTCCGTGGTTGACCACGCCGCCGGTCCGCTGCTCGTCCTGGCCGGTCCCGGCACCGGGAAGACCACCACGCTCGTCGAGTCCGTGGCGGCCCGGATCGCCCGCGGCGGCGACCCCGAGCGTGTCCTGGTGCTGACCTTCAGCCGCAAGGCCGCCGTCGAACTGCGCGACCGGATGGCGCTGCGCATGGGCGCCGCCCGCGCGCCCCAGGCGACCACCTTCCACTCGTACTGCTACGCCCTGATCCGCGCCCATCAGGACGCCGATCTGTTCGTGGAACCCCTACGACTGCTGTCCGGACCCGAGCAGGACGTGGCCGTCCGCGAGCTGCTCGCCGGCCAGCTCGACCTGCAACGCCTCGGCCTCGCGCATGTGCGCTGGCCGGACGAACTGCGCGCCTGCCTCACCACGCGCGGCTTCGCCGACGAGGTCCGCGCGGTCCTCGCCCGCAGCCGCGAACTGGGCCTCGGCCCCGGGGCCCTGGACGCCTTCGCCGGCCGCATCGGCCGCCCCGACTGGCGGGCCGCGGCCGCCTTCCTCGCCGAGTACCTCGACGTGCTGGACCTGCACGGCGTGATCGACTACGCCGAACTCGTCCACCGCGCGGTCCTCCTCGCCCACCGCCCCGAGGTCGGCGCGCGGCTCGCCGCGCAGTACGACGCCGTGTTCGTCGACGAGTACCAGGACACCGACCCGGCCCAGGTACGGCTGCTGCACGCTCTCGCCGGCGGCGGACGCACCCTCGTCGCCTTCGGCGACCCCGACCAGTCCATCTACACGTTCCGGGGCGCCGACGTGAACGGGATCCTGGACTTCCCGGACGCCTTCCCGCGCGTCGACGGCCGCCCGGCCCCCGTCGAGGTGCTGCGGACCTCCCGTCGCTCCGGCGCCGCGCTGCTGACCGCCACCCGGCTGCTGACCCAGCGCATGCCCCTGACCCGCCTCCCGGCGGACAAGGTCCGCGCCCACCGCGAGCTCGCCCCTGCGCGCGACGGCGGCCGCGCCGAGGTCTACACGTACCCGACGACCGGCACCGAACTGGACAACGTCGCCGACATCCTGCGCCGCGCCCATCTGGAGGACGGCGTGCCCTGGCGCGAGATGGCCGTCCTGGTACGCGCCGGCTCCCGTACGATCCCGACGGTCCGCCGCGCCCTCACCGCCGCCGGCGTCCCCCTCGACATCGACGGCGACGACCTGCCCCTGCGCCACGAACCGGCGGTCGCTCCCCTGCTGACGGCCCTGCGGGCGGTGGCCACGGCGGAGGCGGCGGGACACTCCGCGGCAGCGGAGGACGCCGGGGAAGCAGGGCACTCCGACGGGATGTCCGACGAGGACGCGGGTCACTCTGCGGAACAGGGCCGCTCTGCGGAACAGGGCCGCTCTGCGGAACAGGGCCGCTCCGCGGAGCCGGACGTCTGCTGGCTCGACACCGAGACCGCCCTGACCCTCCTCGCCTCCCCCCTCGCCGGCATGGACGCAGCCGACCTGCGCCGCCTCGGACGCGCCCTGCGCGAGGAGGAGCGTGCCGCGGGCAACCCGCTGCCGCCGCCGTCCGACGAACTCCTCACGCGCGCGTTGGCCGAGCCGGAGCGGCTCGTCACGCACGACCCGGCGTACGCGCGCGGCGCCCAGCGGCTGGGCGCGCTGCTCGCCAGGGCCCGAGAGCGCCTCGCGCGCGGGGGGACCGCCGAGGAGGCGCTGTGGGACCTGTGGGAGGGCACGCCCTGGCCCGCACGTCTGGAACGGTCCGCCCGGCGCGGCGGCGCGGCCGGCCGCAACGCCGACCGTGACCTGGACGCCGTCTGCGCCCTGTTCGCCACCGCCGCGCGCGCGGAGGAGCGCACCGGCGGCCGGGGCGCCCTGAACTTCCTGGCCGAGATCGAGTCCGAGGACATCGCCGCCGACACCCTCACCCGGCGCGCCGTGCGCCCCGACGCCGTACGCCTGATGACCGCGCACCGCGCCAAGGGACTGGAGTGGAGCCTGGTCGTCGTGGCCGGCGTCCAGGAGGGCCTGTGGCCGGACCTGCGCCGCCGCGGCTCCCTGCTGGAGGCCGACCGCATCGGCCGCGACGGACTCGCCGAGCCGCTCACCCCGGGCGCGCTGCTCGCCGAGGAGCGCCGCCTGTTCTACGTGGCCGCCACCCGCGCGCGTGACCGTCTCGTCGTCACCGCGGTGAAGGCGCCCGCCGACGACGGCGACCAGCCCTCCCGCTTCCTGACCGAGCTCGGCGTCGAGCCAAAGGACGTCACGGGCCGCCCGCGCCGCCCCCTGTCGGTCGCCGCGCTGGTCGCCGAACTGCGCGCCACGACGGTCGACCCACGCGCCTCGGCGCCCCTCAGGGAGGCCGCCGCCCGCCGTTTGGCCCGCCTCGCCGCGCTGAGCGACGAGGACGGCCGCCCCCTGGTGCCGTCCGCGCACCCGTACCGCTGGTGGGGCATGTTCGAGCCGACCGAGAGCAAGATGCCGCTGCGCGACCGCGACCAGCCCGTCGTGCTCTCCGGCAGCGCCCTCGACCAGCTCGCCAACACCTGCGCCCTGCAGTGGTTCCTCGGCCGCGAGGTGAAGGCCGACGCCCCCGCGACCGTCGCCCAGGGCTTCGGAAACGTCGTGCACGTCCTCGCCGACGAGGTCGCCTCCGGGCACACCCCGGCCGACCTCGCCGTCCTCATGGAACGCCTCGACTCCGTGTGGAACGCGCTCGCCTTCGACGCGCCCTGGAAGTCCGCGCAGGAGAAGGAGCACGCACGCGTGGCGCTGGAGCGCTTCCTGGCCTGGCACATCGACACCGGCGGCGCCCGCATCGGCCGTACGCCGGTGGCCAGCGAGCACGACTTCGACGTCACCCTCGAAGCGGGCGACTACGAGGTGCGCATCCGCGGCCAGATGGACCGCGTCGAGGCGGACGGCGAGGGCCGCGCCTACGTCGTCGACTTCAAGACCGGCAAGCAGGCCCCGACCACGCGCGAGGTGGAGCGCCACCCCCAGCTCGCCGTCTACCAGCTCGCCGTCCGCGAGGGCGCCGTCGACGAGGCCTTCGAGGGCGTGCGCCCCGAATCGGGCGGTGCCGAACTCGTCCAGCTGCGCCAGGGCGCCGCCAAGCGGGACGGCGGGGACAGCCTGCCCAAGGTGCAGGCCCAGGAGCCGCTGGAGGGGGAGTGGGTCGGCGATCTGCTGGCCACGGCGGCCGGCAAGGTCCTCGACGAACGGTTCACCCCGACCACCGGCCAGCACTGCACCCACTGCGCCTTCCGCGCCTCGTGCAGCGCACGGCCAGAGGGACGGCAGGTGGTCGAGTGA